The Cetobacterium sp. 8H DNA window CCAAGAAAAAGTGACGATTGATAAATTAAAACTATTAGATATTTTCTTTTTACCGCATTTTAATCAGCCATATAATTATATAACGATGGCAGCTTTAGGTGCAAAATAGTAAAACTAAAAGTTTAAAAAACGTAGTAAGTAGGTAAAAAAAAGAAGTAAAAAAATTAGTTTCTTGACAGGTGGTACCAGATGTTAGATAATATTGATATTATTGTGATAGGAGGAACAAAATGAGAAACAAAAAAACAATAGCAATGTTAATATTAACAACTTCTCTTTTAGGAGCTTGTACTGCTGGAAATAAAAAAGTGTCAGGAACAGCTGGTGGAGCAGCAGCAGGAGCTTTAATAGGACAAATAGTTGGAAAAGATACTAAAGGAACTCTTATTGGTGCTGGAATAGGTGCTTTAGCAGGACTAGGATGGGGAGCTTATAAAGACGCTCAATACAAGGAGTTCTTAAAAGCTTTACAAAGTACAAATATTACTGTTACAAACAATAAAGATAACATAAACTTAAGATTACCTGGAGAATCATCTTTCAAGAGTGGAAGTGCTGTACTTAATGGAGGATTCTATGCTCCTTTAAATTCAATAGCTTCAATTATGAACAAGTATCCAGAGACAAAAATTCAAGTTTCAGGATATACAGATAACACAGGAAATCCAAACTCAAACTTAAACTTATCTCTACAAAGAGCACAAAGCGTAGCTAACTACTTATCAGCTCAAGGAGTTTCTCCAAGCAGAATATCAAGCATAGGTTACGGGGATAGAAATCCAGTAGCTTCAAATGCAACTTCTGAAGGAAAAGCATTAAATAGAAGAGTAGAAATAAAAATATTTCAATAATAAAAAAAAGGCATAATGCCTTTTTTTTTATTGTTGTTTTCTTAATCTATCAATAAGCTCTAAAATGAACTTTTTACATTGGTCATTTTTAATAGTAAAATAAACTTCATGTAATTCAGGAGAGTAAAATTCATCAAGAAGAATGTTTAAAACCATTCTATCTCTATATATATCACTTCTATTTAAACTTTTTTCAACAAAATGGAAACTCTCATCATCTTCATTTAAAATATTATCAACCATTGTGTTTGCATTTTTAATTAAGATTTCTAAATTAGAGATTCTATCTCTTCTATTTCTAACTTTATTTTTTTCATAAAAAGTTTTACCTTTATTTAATTCATCTAAAAGACCGAATAGGTTTAGATTTGGGTTATCTTTCAAAATATCTAAAATTTTTCCATAAATAACATTACTTTCTTTGTCTTCAGGACTTTGTTTTTTTAAAATTTCAATATATTTGGTAGAGATTTCTTTTAATAACTCTTTCATAGGTTCCTCCTAAAATAATTTGCTTAGATTTTCATTATAACATGAAATATAAAAAAAAAGAAAGTAACTTTGAATAACTTGAATAATAATATTATATGTGGTAAATTCTTAGAAAGAAAAAAATGAAAAATAATTTAAGAAAGGGGAAGTTATGAGAAATTTAAAACTGGTTATAGATGAATATTATGAAGCTCCAAAATTGATAAAAGAGATGAAATTGAAATGGGGTTATTTTTTAGGCGGAGCTATAGGTCTGATTATTTTAGTTTTCTTCTATTGGATTTCAGGTTATTTTGGAGACTGGATATTTGAAAAGCTGAATCAAATTTTTAAAATTAATGAGTATGGTTCAATCGTAAGAGGAATAATTGTTTTTATAATTAGAATTATAATGATAGGAATAGAATATCTATTTTTTAAAGCGGTATTATTGACTCTATTAGCACCATTTTTTAGTTATATATCGGAGAAAGTAGAAACAAAAATTTATGGAACTAAGTATAGTTTTACTTTGAAAGAAAATATTGGATTCATTTTAAGAGGGGTAAAAATAGCAGGAAAATCTCTGCTAAAAGAGATTGTAATAACATTATTAATAATTTTGTTGAGCTTTATACCTGCAGTAAATTTTGTTGTACCAATTCTTATTTTTATAGTACAGAGCTATTTTATATCGTATAACTTTGTTGATTATACACTGGAAAGACATAAATATGGTGAAAAAGAGAGTATTCAATTTATGAAGAGTAATAGAGTTACATTCACTTTTGCTGGTGCAATATTTACATTTGTATATTTTATACCGATTGTAGGGATAATAGTGGGTCCTCTTTTAGCTATAGTTGCACTGACAAGTCTAACTTTGAAAATAATAAAGCAAAATCCATAGCATTTTAAGCTAAAAAAAAGGTATTTTAAGTTCATAAACAATCGTTTTATTCTAAAATAGTTATTTTTAAATCAAAATAATAGTATAATTCATTATAAGAAATAAAGATAAAGGGAGGAAAAAAATGATAAGTTTTATAGGATCTTTAATAGCTTTAATTTTGGGTTATTTCATCTATGGAAAATATGTTGAGAAAGTTTTTGGAGTTAATGAAAAAAGAGAAACACCGGCTGTGAGATTAGCAGATGGAGTGGATTATGTTGAGTTAGATTGGAAAAAGGCATTTCTAATTCAGTTTTTAAATATCGCTGGATTAGGACCAATCTTTGGAGCTGTAGCAGGAGCTCTTTGGGGACCAGTAGCATTCTTATGGATTGTTTTTGGATGTATATTTGCAGGAGCTACACATGATTACTTATCTGGTATGTTATCAGTAAGACATGATGGAGCTACAATAGCTGAAATAGTAGGACACTACTTAGGGGATACAGCAAAACAAATTATGAGAGTATTCTCAGTTGTACTTTTAGTTTTAGTAGGAGTTGTATTTGTAAATGGTCCAGCAGGAATACTAGCAAGTATGACAAGCATGAGCACATTAGCATGGGTAGGAGTAATCGTAGTTTACTATATGCTAGCAACAGTTTTACCTGTTGATAAACTTATAGGAAAAATTTATCCTATATTTGGAGCGTCTTTAATAATAATGGGAATTGGAATAGGTGGAGGACTAATTTTTCAAGGATATGATATTCCAGAAATATCAATGGCAAATCTTCATCCTAAGGCAACTTCAATCTATCCATATCTATTTATAACAATAGCTTGTGGAGCAATTTCAGGATTCCATGCAACTCAGTCACCATTGATGGCAAGATGTATGAAAAATGAAAAAGAAGGAAGAAGAATATTTTATGGTTCAATGATTGCAGAAGGAGTGATTGCACTTGTTTGGGCTGCAGCAGCGATGACATTCTTTGGTGGAACAGAAGGGTTAATGAATGCAGGTCCAGCAGGAGTAGTAGTAAACACTATATCAAATAGTATTCTTGGAAAAGTTGGAGGAGCATTAGCACTATTAGGAGTTGTAGCTTGTCCTATAACATCTGGAGATACTGCATTTAGAAGTGCAAGACTAGCAATAGCAGATGCAATTAATTATAAACAAGGACCTATAAAAAATAGATTTGTAATAGCTCTTCCGCTATTTGCAGTAGGAATTGGACTTTGTTTTATAGATTTCGCAATAATTTGGAGATATTTTGCATGGTCTAACCAAACATTAGCAACAATAGCTTTATGGGCAGGTGCAGTATATTTAGCAAATGAGGGAAAAAATCATTGGATTGCAACAATACCAGGAGTATTTATGACTGCGGTAGTAACAACATATATCTTAATAGCTCCAGAAGGATTTAGACTTTCTGAAACAGTTGGATACGTAGCTGGAATAATAGCAGCTATAGTAGCATTAGGATTATTCTTAAGAAAAATAAAATCAGGAAAACCTGTAGAGGTTGTATAAAATAAAAACTCCCATTATTTGGGAGTTTTTATTTTATAGTCAAAATTTCTTTTAATTCCTTAACTTTGTTTCGACTAACAGGTATTTTAAAGTCTTTTTTTAATACTTTCAGGATATATGTCCCATTAAACCAAGGTTCTACTTCTACAACTTTATCTATATTTACAATGTATGAACGGTGGCATCTAAAGAAACTATTTTCAATTAAAAGAGTTTCAAATTGTGAGATTTTTAATTTAGAAGAGTAGCTACATTCTGAAGTAAACACTCTAGTTTCTTTTTCGTCAGCTTCAACATATAAAATGTCAGATACTGAAATAACAACCATTTTAGAGTCTAGATTAACAGTTATTTTTTTTGAAAGAAGATTTTCTTTAACACAAATCTCATTAGTATTTTTAGAATGGTTAAGAACAAGATTGTCTAAAACTTGGATTATTCTATCTTCAGAATATGGTTTTAAGATATAATCAAAAGCTTTTATTTCAAAAGCATCAGCAGCAAAATCTCTATATGCAGTAATAAATACTAGCTTAACATCTTTATTTAACCTATAAATAATTTTTCCTAAACTCATTCCGTCAAGTTCAGGCATATTTATATCTAAAAATATAACGTCAATTTTTTGATTATCAATATATTTTAAAGCATCAATTGGATTTTCAAACTCTTTTTCAATTTGGAAATTTTTATTGTTGTTAATAAAATATTTTAATTCTTCTCTAGCAGGAAATTCATCCTCAATAATCAAACATTTAATCATAAGCTCTCCTTTTAAATTGTAAATGAAATATGTGTTCCTTTTTCTAATCTTTTGATATCAAGGCCTTTTCCGTACATAAGTTTAAGTCTATTATGAACATTTTTAAGGCCAATATTATTTTCAATTTTCTTTTCGATATTTTCAATGATATCTGGACTAATTCCGATACCGTTATCTTCAATGGATATCTTACAAACATTTTCAATCTTTTTAATAGATATTCTAACTATTCCCAATTCTCTCTGTTTTAAGATTCCGTGCTTTATACTATTTTCAACAAGAGGTTGGATAGTAAGGCTAGGGATTGTAATATCGTTTATATTGCTATCTATGTCATAAATAATATCAAAACGATTATGAAATCTTGCTTTTTCAATATTTATATAAGCTTTTACTTGTTCTAATTCTTTTTCAAGAGGAACAACTTTTGCGGTATTTTCAAGGTTGTATCTAAGGTAAGTAGATAGATCTATGATAATTTCTCTAGCTCTTGTTGGATTAAATCTAACAAAAGAGGCTGTGGTATGTAAAGCATTAAAAAGAAAATGAGGGTTTATTTGATTTTGTAAGGCTTTTAGTTCAGCATCTCTGGCCATTGTTTTTAGATTTTCAATTTTACTAATTTCTAATTGTGTAGATATCAGTTGTGAAAGACCAATTGCTAAATATTTTTTTCTAGCGGTGATATGTTCTTCATTATTGAAATAGATTTTTAAAGTTCCAGAGACATGTTCATCTTGAAAAAGTGGGGCGATAATACACGATCTTATCCCTTTGTGTGTATAGTTAAAATCTGTTTTTTCAGTATCTTTATCAAAAATTAAAACCTCTCCTTGCTTTAATACTTTCTTAGTTGCTTCACTTTGTATTTTTCCGTGTGTTATTTCAAACTCTTTTGAAACGGATGCACTGGCAATGAGATTTTCCTTATCAGTAATAACAACTACTTGAGCGAGAAGAGCATCCAAAACAATTTTACAAACGTCATTTAAAGACTCTCCCTTTCTAAAAAATGGAAGTGTTTTATTAGCAATTTCTAGGGCTAATTTAGCTTGATTTCCAGCTTCTTTTTCTTTTTCTTCTAAAATTTCATCAGTTATAATAATGATGACAGCTACACCGACACCATTTATAAAGATCATTGGAAGATAAAGATTTTTAACAATATCAATAGCTAAAGCTTTATCAGTACCAAGAACAAGAATTAAAAACATACTGAGATTCTCAACCAAAACCCCACCTAAAAATCCTAAAAGAGACCTATTGCTTTTGGTAGCTTTTTTAAATAGTCGACTGGTGATATATCCACCACAAACAGTAGCTATAGCACAAGGAATAGCGGTGAATGCACTGATGCTTGTGAATGCGACTCTATGAGCTCCAGCTATAAGACCTGAGATGATAGCAACTTCAGGGCCAGCGAGCATTCCACCCACAACAACTCCGATGTTTCTGGTATTTGCAATGGCTCCCTTATAATCAATACCAATATATGTACCTAAAATAGCTAAGCTAGAAAAAAATAGAGATAGTAGAAAGATATCTTTTTTAGTTTGTTTCTCTCTACTAAAAATATATTTAGCACTTTTAAATCTTGTGAAAAAAAATGCTATTGCGATTATATAACCTAAAGTGTTAAAAAGTTTACTTGATAGTTCAAACATGAATTGCACCTCATATGAAATAATTTTAATTATAACATGAAAAAAAGGCAATTAAAACACATAATGATTATTTAATATTAACTTTTGTAAACTTATATATCGTGGTATAATTTTTTTAATATATGAAAAAGGAGATGGTAAAAAGTGTATTCAATTGACTATAAGGTGACTATTTCGGATATAAATTATGGTGGGCACATGGGGAATGAGAGGGCTCTTTTATTATTTCAACAGGTACGTATAGATCTGTTTCAAAGTTTGAATGTTTCCGAGATTGATACCGGTGATGGTGTGGGAGTAATTCAAAAGGATGCACATGTCTATTATAAAGGTGAGAGTTTTCTAGGGGATATTTTAACTGTAAAGATAATAGAAGTTGATATGAAAAAAATAAGTTTAGATTTTAAGTATGAGGTTTTAAATCAAAACGGGAAAAAAATATTAGAGGGAAGTACACAGTTAATTGCGTATAACTATAACCTAAAAAAAATAGGAAGATTTTCAGAAGTTTTTTTGAATAGACTAAAAGAGGTTCTAAACTAAATTTTTGAAGGGAGAAAAATGTTGGAAGATAGGATTAAAAAAATAAATAGCACTGAAAATCTCAACAGGAAATATATTGTATATTGGATGCAAGAGGCACAAAGAACAAGGTATAACTTTGGATTAGAAAAAGCTATTAGAATTTCAAATCTTAAAAAGCAACCCCTTTACGTAATATTTAATCTTATGAAAAATTACCCCGAGGCACAAAAGAGACATTTTGAGTTTATGCTACAAGGGTTGAAAAATGTGAGAGAAAATTTAGCGAAAAAAAAGATAAAATTTATACTTCTTGAAGGTGATTTTCAAGAAAATATATTAAAAATATCAGAAAAAACTTCAAGTATGGTTTGGGATAAAAGTTATTTAAAATTTCAAATAGGAATTAAAGAAAAAATTTTAAAAAATATAGAGTGTGATGTTTTTGAAGTGGAAAGCAACGTTTTAGTTCCTGTTGAGATTGTTACAAAAAAAGAGGAGTATAGTGCCAAGACTTTTAGGGATAAATATAATAAAGTAAAAGATAGATATATCGATTGGTTAGAAGAGGAGAAATATGATGTGAGTTATCCTTCAAAGGATAATATGGATAGTTTAGATCTATCTGATAAATATTTCCCTGAAAAGTTAGAAGAGCTCGATGGTGGATTTTTAGGTGGAGAGGATGAAGCCTTAAAAAGACTTGAGAGATTTATAGATAGCGATCTAAAATTTTATTTAGAAAAAGGACCAGATAATGAACGCTATTCAAAACTATCACCATATTTGCATTTTGGGAATATATCTCCTCTTGAAATTTGGCAGAGATTGAGTAAAAAATCAGATCTTACAGAATGTTGTGAGAGTTTTCTAGAGGAGTTGTTGATTCGAAGAGAATTAGCTATAAATTTTGTCTATTATAATAAAAAATATGATGAATGGAATGGGATTACATATAGATGGGCTTATGAAACATTGAAGTTACATGAGGATGATAAAAGAGAGCACATCTATTCTAAAGAGGAGTTAGAGGCTTTTAAAACACATGATGAATACTGGAATAGTTGTCAAAAACAGATGGTGAAAACAGGATATATGGACGGATACATGAGGATGTATTGGTGTAAAAAAATACTCGAATGGAGTAGAACGCCACAAATAGCATATGAAACAGCGATATATTTAAATAATAAATATTTTTATGATGGAAGAGATCCAAGTTCGTATACTGGTGTGGCTTGGTGTTTTGGAAAGCACGATAGAGCTTGGAAAGAAAGAGCTATCTTTGGAAAAATTAGATATATGAATTCAAATGGATTAGAGAGAAAGTTTGAAATGGAAACATATATAAAAAAATACGGGAGATGAGGGATTACCCCTCGCTCCCGTATTTCACTTTGTTTATAAATTTACGTATTGTATCTGTGAGAGAAGGTGTATCTAGTCCATAGTGAGACAATAACTCCTCCGCTTTTCCAGACTGTCCAAAAGTGTCGTTTACACCAATAACTTTAACGGGAACTGGATTTAAAGAGAGAACTTCTAAAACAGCAGCTCCTAAACCACCAAAAGACTGATGTTCTTCAATAGTGACAATACCTTTCGTTTTTTTAGCACATTCAAAAATAAGTTTTTTATCAATAGGCTTGATTGAAGACATATTGATAACTTGAATAGACAAACCCTCTTTTTCTAAAATGGTTTTAACTTCAAGTGCTTTTGAAACCATAAAACCAGTAGCAATAATAGAGATGTCATCACCCTCAGATAAAATATCACCTTGTCCTATTGTAAAAACTTTATTTTCATCAAAAATTATAGGGTAATCAGCACGGGATAATCTGATATAACAAGGGCCTATATCCTTTGCAATAGTTTTTAATAAAGCCTTAGTTTCATTGGCATCACAAGGTTGAAAAACTTTCATATTAGGAAGAACTCTCATGAGAGCAATGTCTTCTAAACATTGTGCAGAGCCTCCATCTTCACCCACAGTTAGTCCAGAATGAGTAGCAACAAGTTTAACATTTAAGTTGTTGTAGCAAAGAAGCATTCTGATTTGATCATATGGACGAGTAGCTATAAAAGCAGCAAATGATGAAGCAAATGGAATAAAACCTTCACTGGAAATACCAGCTGAAATACCAATTAAATCCTGCTCAGATATTCCGACATTAAAAAATCTTTCTGGAAACTCTTTTTGGAAATAGATAGCTTTGGTAGAATCTTGTAGATCTGCAGAAAGACCTATAATTTTATCATTTTCTTTTCCTAACTCCAGAAGTGTCTCACCAAAAGCTTCTCTAGTAGATTTCATCATATATCCACCTCCAACTCTTTAATCGCTTTATTATATTCCTCTTCATTAGGAGCTTTACCATGCCAAGAACTCTTGAATTCCATGAAGCTAACCCCTTTTCCTTTAACTGTATTAGCTATAATAGCAACAGGTTTTTCTTTGTTTATAAAAAAATTATGGTATGCAGATCTAATCTCTTCAACATTGTGACCATCAATTTCAAAAACTTTCCATCCAAAAGCTTCAAGTTTTTCTTTTAGGGGCTCTAAATTTTTAATATCTTTAACAAACCCATTTTCTTGAACCTTATTATAATCGATGATAGCGCATAGATTGTTTAGATTTCTATCTCCGGCAGTCATAAAAGACTCCCAAACACTTCCCTCTTGCAATTCGCCGTCTCCCATGTAACAAAAGACTTTAAAATTAGCTTTTTTTAAAAATCCAGCTATAGCAACCCCGCAAGAGTAGCTTAATCCTTGTCCAAGAGAGCCTGTAGAAAGTTCAACACCTGGAACAGTTTTAGAAACGTGGCCTTGAAGAAGTGCACCAAACTTTCTAAAGTGCTCTAATTCTGATTTTGGAAAAAAACCAAATTCGGACAAAATTGAATAAACTAAAGGAGAAGCATGACCTTTCGAAATAATTACTCTATCTCGATTTTCTTCATTCGGATTTTTAGGATCAAATTTAATAAATTCACTATAAAGTGTATACAGAAGTTCAACTCCAGAAAAAGAACCTCCAGGATGACCAGATTTAGCTTTATAAATTGTTGTTAAAATTTCTTTTCTTAAATTCTTATAGATATTGCCCATAAAAACACCTCCTAAAAATGAATACGAAAAATGGAAAAAAATCCTTTTAAAATAAAAAAAAAGGAAAAGATATTTTTTTTAACAACAATAAATATATCACTAATTTATTAAGGAGGAATCACTATGAAAAAAATGAAAATATTATCACTATTAGCATTAAGTGTATTTATTTTAGCTTGTTCAGGGGAAAAAGAAGAAGCTAAGCCAGCTCCTGAAACACCTGCAGCAGAATCAACTGTTCCTGCAGATAAAACTCCATCAGATGCTGAGGCTCAGCAAATGACAGAAAAACCTGCCACTGAAACTCCAGAAAATGCATCTATAACTGAAACCGTAGAAAAAACAACAGATAAAATTAGTTCAGAAATAGAAAAAGCAGGGGATGCAGCTAAAGAAAAAATTGACGAAGGGGTAGAAGCAATAAAAGAAAAAGTAAATTAGCATGTAAAAATAAAGGGTAGTTTTAGACTACCCTTTAAATTATTTATTATTATTTTATGTTTAAAATCTCTTCTAATTTAACATATGTAAACTCTACAATATCAGCACAACTAACGCCACTTTTTTTCAAGTCTACGCAAATTTCAGAGTTGTATTCTTCTCTGATACTTTTTAAAAGAAGATTAGCTAGATCTCTGGCTTTATTTTCGTCAGTATAAACCTCTCTACCTTTAGTGTAACCGATAATCATAGCAGCAGCATTTACAGCTCCACAAAGACTTCCTACAGTTAAGCCAGTTCCCATTCCACTTCCAATAGCAACAGGAATATTAGTATTGTTATTTTTATTAAAAGTATCAATTATAGTCTCGGCACAATTGAATGTTCCTTTAACATAGTTAGTTTTTTTAGTCATTTTAGCCTCCGATGAAATTTTAAAATAATCAATTAATTTTATTACTACAAACTATTATTGTCAATATAAAAAATAAACTTGAAAAATCGTGGATAAAAGGGTACAAATGAATTGTAGCATATCATGAAGGGGGAGTTTATGATGTTGAAAAAAATAAGTTATATAATGGTTTTAACTTTAAAAATGGGGTGTATTCTAAGTTATGAGGTGTTGGCAAAATTTTCGACACTATTTTATATTATTTTCATTTTTGGCTTAATTTTTACAGTGAAAAATAACAATGTCACTATTGAGATATTAGCCATATCAAGCTTATTTTTATTTGGAAGCTGGAGTTATTGCAAACTATATAAAAAAATCTTGAACTGGATTTTGAAATTAGAAACTAAATTTATTTAGAAAATTAAAAAAAATGGTTGTGTCATCTTTTGACACAACCATTTTTAGTATGTAAATGTAAATGCTTTTTCAGTTAAAACTTTGATTTTTGAGTAGTCGATATCGTCATCTTTAGAAGAACATCCGCCAGAAGAGCACCCTCCACTCGAACATCCTCCACTTGAACAGCTTCCTTTAGAAGAGCAACCGCCACAAGAGTGTTCCTCCTCACCTTTTTCATAGTCAGGGTTTTTCTTAAGAAACTCTTCATAACTTTCAAGGTATCCTTGAGCTGTTAAAGATGTATAGATATCTTCTAGCTCTGTACTATTAAGTCCTAGATTTTTCATAATAGCTCCATTGCTATAAACCATTCCACT harbors:
- a CDS encoding OmpA family protein codes for the protein MRNKKTIAMLILTTSLLGACTAGNKKVSGTAGGAAAGALIGQIVGKDTKGTLIGAGIGALAGLGWGAYKDAQYKEFLKALQSTNITVTNNKDNINLRLPGESSFKSGSAVLNGGFYAPLNSIASIMNKYPETKIQVSGYTDNTGNPNSNLNLSLQRAQSVANYLSAQGVSPSRISSIGYGDRNPVASNATSEGKALNRRVEIKIFQ
- a CDS encoding EI24 domain-containing protein, giving the protein MRNLKLVIDEYYEAPKLIKEMKLKWGYFLGGAIGLIILVFFYWISGYFGDWIFEKLNQIFKINEYGSIVRGIIVFIIRIIMIGIEYLFFKAVLLTLLAPFFSYISEKVETKIYGTKYSFTLKENIGFILRGVKIAGKSLLKEIVITLLIILLSFIPAVNFVVPILIFIVQSYFISYNFVDYTLERHKYGEKESIQFMKSNRVTFTFAGAIFTFVYFIPIVGIIVGPLLAIVALTSLTLKIIKQNP
- a CDS encoding carbon starvation protein A, with amino-acid sequence MISFIGSLIALILGYFIYGKYVEKVFGVNEKRETPAVRLADGVDYVELDWKKAFLIQFLNIAGLGPIFGAVAGALWGPVAFLWIVFGCIFAGATHDYLSGMLSVRHDGATIAEIVGHYLGDTAKQIMRVFSVVLLVLVGVVFVNGPAGILASMTSMSTLAWVGVIVVYYMLATVLPVDKLIGKIYPIFGASLIIMGIGIGGGLIFQGYDIPEISMANLHPKATSIYPYLFITIACGAISGFHATQSPLMARCMKNEKEGRRIFYGSMIAEGVIALVWAAAAMTFFGGTEGLMNAGPAGVVVNTISNSILGKVGGALALLGVVACPITSGDTAFRSARLAIADAINYKQGPIKNRFVIALPLFAVGIGLCFIDFAIIWRYFAWSNQTLATIALWAGAVYLANEGKNHWIATIPGVFMTAVVTTYILIAPEGFRLSETVGYVAGIIAAIVALGLFLRKIKSGKPVEVV
- a CDS encoding LytTR family DNA-binding domain-containing protein, with product MIKCLIIEDEFPAREELKYFINNNKNFQIEKEFENPIDALKYIDNQKIDVIFLDINMPELDGMSLGKIIYRLNKDVKLVFITAYRDFAADAFEIKAFDYILKPYSEDRIIQVLDNLVLNHSKNTNEICVKENLLSKKITVNLDSKMVVISVSDILYVEADEKETRVFTSECSYSSKLKISQFETLLIENSFFRCHRSYIVNIDKVVEVEPWFNGTYILKVLKKDFKIPVSRNKVKELKEILTIK
- a CDS encoding sensor histidine kinase, with the translated sequence MFELSSKLFNTLGYIIAIAFFFTRFKSAKYIFSREKQTKKDIFLLSLFFSSLAILGTYIGIDYKGAIANTRNIGVVVGGMLAGPEVAIISGLIAGAHRVAFTSISAFTAIPCAIATVCGGYITSRLFKKATKSNRSLLGFLGGVLVENLSMFLILVLGTDKALAIDIVKNLYLPMIFINGVGVAVIIIITDEILEEKEKEAGNQAKLALEIANKTLPFFRKGESLNDVCKIVLDALLAQVVVITDKENLIASASVSKEFEITHGKIQSEATKKVLKQGEVLIFDKDTEKTDFNYTHKGIRSCIIAPLFQDEHVSGTLKIYFNNEEHITARKKYLAIGLSQLISTQLEISKIENLKTMARDAELKALQNQINPHFLFNALHTTASFVRFNPTRAREIIIDLSTYLRYNLENTAKVVPLEKELEQVKAYINIEKARFHNRFDIIYDIDSNINDITIPSLTIQPLVENSIKHGILKQRELGIVRISIKKIENVCKISIEDNGIGISPDIIENIEKKIENNIGLKNVHNRLKLMYGKGLDIKRLEKGTHISFTI
- a CDS encoding acyl-CoA thioesterase — protein: MTISDINYGGHMGNERALLLFQQVRIDLFQSLNVSEIDTGDGVGVIQKDAHVYYKGESFLGDILTVKIIEVDMKKISLDFKYEVLNQNGKKILEGSTQLIAYNYNLKKIGRFSEVFLNRLKEVLN
- a CDS encoding deoxyribodipyrimidine photo-lyase; translation: MEDRIKKINSTENLNRKYIVYWMQEAQRTRYNFGLEKAIRISNLKKQPLYVIFNLMKNYPEAQKRHFEFMLQGLKNVRENLAKKKIKFILLEGDFQENILKISEKTSSMVWDKSYLKFQIGIKEKILKNIECDVFEVESNVLVPVEIVTKKEEYSAKTFRDKYNKVKDRYIDWLEEEKYDVSYPSKDNMDSLDLSDKYFPEKLEELDGGFLGGEDEALKRLERFIDSDLKFYLEKGPDNERYSKLSPYLHFGNISPLEIWQRLSKKSDLTECCESFLEELLIRRELAINFVYYNKKYDEWNGITYRWAYETLKLHEDDKREHIYSKEELEAFKTHDEYWNSCQKQMVKTGYMDGYMRMYWCKKILEWSRTPQIAYETAIYLNNKYFYDGRDPSSYTGVAWCFGKHDRAWKERAIFGKIRYMNSNGLERKFEMETYIKKYGR
- a CDS encoding transketolase family protein, which encodes MMKSTREAFGETLLELGKENDKIIGLSADLQDSTKAIYFQKEFPERFFNVGISEQDLIGISAGISSEGFIPFASSFAAFIATRPYDQIRMLLCYNNLNVKLVATHSGLTVGEDGGSAQCLEDIALMRVLPNMKVFQPCDANETKALLKTIAKDIGPCYIRLSRADYPIIFDENKVFTIGQGDILSEGDDISIIATGFMVSKALEVKTILEKEGLSIQVINMSSIKPIDKKLIFECAKKTKGIVTIEEHQSFGGLGAAVLEVLSLNPVPVKVIGVNDTFGQSGKAEELLSHYGLDTPSLTDTIRKFINKVKYGSEG
- a CDS encoding transketolase, which codes for MGNIYKNLRKEILTTIYKAKSGHPGGSFSGVELLYTLYSEFIKFDPKNPNEENRDRVIISKGHASPLVYSILSEFGFFPKSELEHFRKFGALLQGHVSKTVPGVELSTGSLGQGLSYSCGVAIAGFLKKANFKVFCYMGDGELQEGSVWESFMTAGDRNLNNLCAIIDYNKVQENGFVKDIKNLEPLKEKLEAFGWKVFEIDGHNVEEIRSAYHNFFINKEKPVAIIANTVKGKGVSFMEFKSSWHGKAPNEEEYNKAIKELEVDI
- a CDS encoding C-GCAxxG-C-C family (seleno)protein; translated protein: MTKKTNYVKGTFNCAETIIDTFNKNNNTNIPVAIGSGMGTGLTVGSLCGAVNAAAMIIGYTKGREVYTDENKARDLANLLLKSIREEYNSEICVDLKKSGVSCADIVEFTYVKLEEILNIK